A stretch of Streptomyces vietnamensis DNA encodes these proteins:
- the folK gene encoding 2-amino-4-hydroxy-6-hydroxymethyldihydropteridine diphosphokinase, protein MKPTQSDPTVQPVPASVVATVDAADTTLSNPRWAVLALGANLGNRLETLQGAIDALGDTPGLRVKAVSPVYETAPWGVEPGTQPSYLNAVALVRTTLPPSSLLERAHAVEEAFHRVREERWGARTIDVDIIAYADVVSEDPVLTLPHPRAHQRAFVLAPWHDVDPDAQLPGHGPVADLLAALGREGVTSRADLELRLPE, encoded by the coding sequence ATGAAGCCGACCCAGAGCGACCCCACCGTCCAGCCCGTACCGGCCTCCGTCGTCGCGACCGTCGACGCCGCCGACACCACCCTCTCCAACCCCCGCTGGGCCGTCCTCGCCCTCGGCGCCAACCTCGGCAACCGCCTGGAGACCCTCCAGGGCGCCATCGACGCCCTCGGCGACACCCCCGGCCTCCGGGTCAAAGCCGTCTCCCCCGTCTACGAGACGGCCCCCTGGGGCGTCGAGCCCGGCACCCAGCCCTCGTACCTCAACGCCGTCGCCCTCGTGAGGACGACCCTGCCGCCCTCCTCCCTCCTGGAGCGGGCCCACGCCGTCGAAGAGGCCTTCCACCGCGTCCGCGAGGAGCGCTGGGGCGCCCGCACCATCGACGTCGACATCATCGCCTACGCGGACGTGGTCTCCGAGGACCCCGTCCTCACCCTCCCGCACCCCCGCGCCCACCAGCGCGCCTTCGTCCTCGCCCCCTGGCACGACGTCGACCCCGACGCCCAGCTCCCCGGCCACGGACCCGTGGCCGACCTCCTCGCCGCCCTCGGCCGCGAAGGCGTCACCTCCCGCGCCGACCTGGAACTCCGCCTCCCGGAGTAG
- the tilS gene encoding tRNA lysidine(34) synthetase TilS, whose protein sequence is MGPHPAVAAIRLAVRRVLHDVITDHTTGHATGDEPLVLVACSGGADSMALASALAFEARKLPVRAGGITVDHGLQDGSETRAAEVAGRMTALGLTPSEAVAVTVGREGGPEAAARDARYAALDAAAERHGATAVLLGHTRDDQAETVLLGLARGSGIRSLSGMAAVSGTSGRYRRPFLQLDRQTVRKACIAQELAVWDDPHNSDPAYTRSRLRHEGLPALEKALGKGVVEALARTAQLSRDDADALDTWAADAETAVRDEAGALECAKLFGLPPAVRRRVLRRAVIAEGAPAGSLFARHIEEVDRLITGWRGQGAINLPGRVEARRQGGRLVIRQG, encoded by the coding sequence ATGGGTCCCCATCCTGCGGTCGCGGCGATACGCCTGGCGGTCCGCCGCGTACTCCACGACGTCATCACCGACCACACCACCGGCCACGCCACCGGCGACGAACCGCTGGTGCTCGTCGCCTGCTCCGGAGGCGCCGACTCCATGGCACTCGCCTCCGCCCTCGCCTTCGAGGCCCGCAAACTCCCCGTGCGCGCCGGTGGCATCACCGTCGACCACGGCCTCCAGGACGGCTCCGAGACCCGGGCCGCCGAGGTCGCCGGACGCATGACCGCCCTCGGCCTCACCCCCTCCGAGGCCGTCGCCGTCACCGTCGGCCGCGAAGGCGGACCCGAGGCCGCCGCCCGCGACGCCCGGTACGCCGCCCTCGACGCCGCCGCCGAGCGCCACGGCGCCACCGCGGTCCTCCTCGGCCACACCCGCGACGACCAGGCCGAGACCGTCCTCCTCGGCCTCGCCCGCGGCTCCGGCATCCGCTCCCTCTCCGGCATGGCCGCCGTCTCCGGCACCTCCGGCCGCTACCGGCGCCCCTTCCTCCAGCTCGACCGCCAGACCGTCCGCAAGGCCTGCATCGCCCAGGAACTCGCCGTCTGGGACGACCCCCACAACAGCGACCCCGCCTACACCCGCTCCCGGCTCCGCCACGAGGGCCTTCCCGCCCTCGAGAAGGCCCTCGGCAAGGGCGTCGTCGAAGCCCTCGCCCGAACGGCCCAGCTCTCCCGCGACGACGCCGACGCCCTCGACACCTGGGCCGCCGACGCCGAGACCGCCGTACGCGACGAGGCGGGCGCCCTCGAATGCGCCAAGCTCTTCGGGCTGCCCCCCGCCGTACGCCGCCGCGTCCTGCGCCGCGCCGTCATCGCCGAGGGCGCCCCCGCCGGCTCCCTCTTCGCCCGCCACATCGAAGAAGTCGACCGGCTCATCACCGGATGGCGTGGTCAGGGGGCCATCAACCTGCCCGGCCGAGTCGAAGCCCGCCGCCAGGGTGGCAGACTGGTCATCCGGCAAGGCTGA
- a CDS encoding zinc-dependent metalloprotease, producing MTSIGGAGTSGMVDWNLAVATATRLVRPGPEVSSDEAREVVAELRRHAKASEEHVRTYTRMIPEGAEPHDTPVLVVDRAGWIKANVAGFRELLTPLLGKMQERRSGNAGSAVLGAFGGKVTGVELGMLLSFLASRILGQYETFAPATRDLPAGANGGGRLLLVAPNIVHVERELEVSPHDFRLWVCLHEETHRTQFTAVPWLRDHLQGEIQSFLAATDVDPGTVVERLREAAQTLAGGRPEGEEGEPAPSLVELVQTPEQREILGRLTAVMSLLEGHADYVMDGVGPQVVPSVAEIREKFQARRARGASRLDLALRRLLGLDAKLRQYRDGERFVRAVVDQVGMDGFNRIWTSPNTLPTKTEIAAPADWIARVHRKADS from the coding sequence ATGACGAGCATCGGTGGCGCAGGCACATCCGGGATGGTCGACTGGAACCTCGCGGTCGCGACCGCGACCCGCCTCGTGCGGCCCGGACCCGAAGTCAGCAGCGACGAGGCCCGCGAGGTCGTCGCCGAACTCCGCAGACACGCCAAGGCCTCCGAGGAACACGTCCGCACCTACACCCGGATGATCCCCGAGGGCGCCGAACCGCACGACACCCCCGTCCTCGTCGTCGACCGCGCCGGCTGGATCAAGGCCAACGTCGCCGGCTTCCGCGAACTCCTCACCCCCCTCCTCGGCAAGATGCAGGAACGCCGTTCCGGCAACGCCGGCAGCGCCGTCCTCGGCGCCTTCGGCGGCAAGGTCACCGGCGTCGAACTCGGCATGCTGCTCTCGTTCCTCGCCTCCCGCATCCTCGGCCAGTACGAGACCTTCGCCCCCGCCACCCGCGACCTCCCCGCCGGGGCGAACGGCGGCGGACGCCTCCTCCTCGTCGCCCCCAACATCGTCCACGTCGAACGCGAACTCGAAGTCTCCCCGCACGACTTCCGGCTCTGGGTCTGCCTCCACGAGGAGACCCACCGCACCCAGTTCACCGCCGTCCCCTGGCTCCGCGACCACCTCCAGGGCGAGATCCAGTCGTTCCTCGCCGCCACCGACGTCGACCCCGGCACGGTCGTCGAACGCCTCCGCGAAGCCGCCCAGACCCTCGCCGGCGGCCGCCCCGAAGGCGAGGAGGGCGAACCCGCCCCCTCCCTCGTCGAACTCGTCCAGACCCCCGAACAGCGCGAGATCCTCGGCCGCCTCACCGCCGTCATGTCGCTCCTCGAAGGCCACGCCGACTACGTCATGGACGGCGTCGGACCCCAGGTCGTCCCCTCCGTCGCCGAGATCCGCGAGAAGTTCCAGGCCCGCCGCGCCCGCGGCGCCTCCCGCCTCGACCTCGCCCTGCGCAGGCTCCTCGGCCTCGACGCCAAACTCCGCCAGTACCGCGACGGCGAGCGCTTCGTCCGCGCCGTCGTCGACCAGGTCGGCATGGACGGCTTCAACCGGATCTGGACCTCGCCCAACACGCTCCCCACCAAGACCGAGATCGCCGCCCCCGCCGACTGGATCGCGAGGGTGCACCGCAAGGCGGACTCCTGA
- a CDS encoding threonine/serine ThrE exporter family protein, whose protein sequence is MVAEPEDGAPEDRKPQSDEARSAFVPPAGVEQPAPPEEDHPTSEFALPPGLTPEPPPEPEGSAFAPPATYSTKDSPPAFTPAYGVSLVRLPQDAPWQDRMRTMLRLPVGERPVPEAARKEDEPGPSVPRVLDLTLRIGELLLAGGEGAEDVEAAMFAICRSYGLDRVEPTVTFTLLSVTYQPSLVDDPITANRTVRRRGTDYTRLAAVYQLLSDINAQAHEVTPEEAYRRLAEIRRNRHPYPGWVLTAAAGVLAGAASVLLGGGATVFFVAALGAILGDRLAWLFAGRGMPEFYQFLVAAMPPAAMGVLLTLLHADLRPSAVITGGLFALIPGRALVAAVQDGLTGFYITASARLLEVAYFFVAIVVGVLSVLYIAVQFHAELNPEGVLRPVERPVVQILASMVLCATFAILLQQSRPTVLFATLNGGVAWVVYASISVTAGGSAVMATAVAAGLVGLFGQLIARYHHTSSLPYVTAAIGPLLPGSATYFGVLAIAQNNLDQGFASLAKAAALALAIAIGVNLGSELARLFMQAPGAAAARRAAKRTRGF, encoded by the coding sequence GTGGTGGCGGAGCCGGAGGACGGTGCTCCTGAGGACCGGAAGCCGCAGTCGGACGAGGCGCGGAGCGCGTTCGTCCCGCCGGCGGGGGTGGAGCAGCCCGCGCCGCCCGAGGAGGACCATCCGACCTCCGAGTTCGCCCTTCCGCCGGGCCTGACGCCGGAGCCGCCGCCGGAGCCCGAGGGTTCCGCGTTCGCCCCGCCGGCCACGTACTCGACGAAGGACTCGCCGCCCGCCTTCACCCCGGCGTACGGGGTGTCGCTGGTGCGGCTCCCGCAGGACGCGCCGTGGCAGGACCGGATGCGGACGATGCTGCGGCTGCCGGTGGGTGAGCGGCCGGTGCCGGAGGCGGCGCGCAAGGAGGACGAGCCCGGGCCCTCGGTGCCGCGCGTGCTCGACCTGACCCTGCGCATCGGCGAGCTGCTGCTCGCGGGCGGTGAGGGCGCGGAGGACGTCGAGGCGGCGATGTTCGCGATCTGCCGCTCGTACGGTCTGGACCGGGTCGAGCCGACGGTCACCTTCACCCTGCTGTCCGTCACCTACCAGCCCTCGCTCGTGGACGACCCGATCACGGCGAACCGGACGGTGCGCCGCCGGGGCACGGACTACACGCGGCTCGCGGCCGTGTACCAGCTGCTTTCGGACATCAACGCGCAGGCGCACGAGGTGACGCCCGAGGAGGCGTACCGGCGGCTCGCGGAGATCCGGCGGAACCGGCACCCGTACCCGGGCTGGGTCCTGACGGCGGCGGCGGGCGTCCTGGCCGGTGCGGCCTCGGTGCTCCTCGGCGGCGGTGCCACGGTCTTCTTCGTGGCGGCGCTCGGCGCGATCCTCGGCGACCGGCTCGCGTGGCTGTTCGCGGGGCGCGGGATGCCGGAGTTCTACCAGTTCCTGGTGGCGGCGATGCCGCCGGCGGCGATGGGGGTGCTCCTGACGCTGCTGCACGCGGACCTGCGTCCGTCGGCGGTGATCACCGGTGGCCTGTTCGCGCTGATCCCGGGGCGGGCGCTCGTCGCGGCCGTGCAGGACGGGCTGACCGGTTTCTACATCACGGCCTCGGCCCGGCTCCTGGAGGTCGCGTACTTCTTCGTCGCGATCGTGGTCGGCGTGCTGTCGGTGCTGTACATCGCGGTGCAGTTCCACGCGGAGCTGAACCCGGAGGGGGTGCTGCGGCCGGTGGAGCGGCCGGTCGTGCAGATCCTGGCGTCGATGGTGCTGTGCGCGACCTTCGCGATCCTGCTGCAGCAGTCGCGGCCGACGGTGCTGTTCGCGACGCTCAACGGCGGGGTGGCGTGGGTGGTCTACGCGTCGATCTCGGTGACCGCCGGGGGCTCGGCGGTGATGGCGACGGCGGTGGCGGCCGGTCTGGTGGGCCTCTTCGGGCAGCTGATCGCCCGCTACCACCACACCTCGTCGCTGCCGTACGTGACGGCGGCGATCGGGCCGCTGCTGCCCGGTTCCGCGACGTACTTCGGGGTGCTCGCGATCGCCCAGAACAATCTGGACCAGGGCTTCGCCTCGCTGGCGAAGGCGGCGGCGCTGGCCCTGGCGATCGCGATCGGCGTGAACCTGGGGAGCGAGCTGGCCCGCCTCTTCATGCAGGCCCCGGGCGCGGCGGCGGCCCGCCGCGCCGCGAAGCGGACGAGGGGCTTCTAA
- the hpt gene encoding hypoxanthine phosphoribosyltransferase, with the protein MGTDLQSVLITKEEIDAKLAELAAKIDAEYAGKDLLIVGVLKGAVMVMADLARALSTPVTMDWMAVSSYGAGTQSSGVVRILKDLDTDIKGKHVLIVEDIIDSGLTLSWLLSNLGSREPASLEVCTLLRKPEAAKVAIDVKWIGFDIPNEFVVGYGLDYAEKYRNLPFVGTLAPHVYGG; encoded by the coding sequence ATGGGCACCGACCTCCAGTCGGTGCTCATCACCAAGGAAGAGATCGACGCCAAGCTGGCAGAGCTGGCCGCGAAGATCGACGCGGAATACGCGGGCAAGGACCTGCTCATCGTCGGTGTCCTCAAGGGCGCCGTGATGGTGATGGCGGATCTGGCTCGCGCCCTGTCCACCCCCGTCACCATGGACTGGATGGCCGTCTCCTCGTACGGCGCCGGCACCCAGTCCTCGGGCGTCGTCCGCATCCTCAAGGACCTCGACACCGACATCAAGGGCAAGCACGTCCTGATCGTCGAGGACATCATCGACTCCGGCCTGACCCTGTCCTGGCTGCTGTCGAACCTCGGCTCCCGCGAGCCCGCCTCCCTCGAGGTGTGCACCCTCCTGCGCAAGCCGGAGGCCGCGAAGGTCGCCATCGACGTCAAGTGGATCGGCTTCGACATCCCCAACGAGTTCGTCGTCGGCTACGGCCTCGACTACGCCGAGAAGTACCGGAACCTTCCGTTCGTCGGCACGCTCGCCCCGCACGTCTACGGCGGCTGA
- the folE gene encoding GTP cyclohydrolase I FolE has translation MTDPVTLDGEGTIGEFDEKRAENAVRELLIAVGEDPDREGLRETPARVARAYKEIFAGLWQQPEDVLTTTFDLGHDEMVLVKDIEVYSTCEHHLVPFRGVAHVGYIPSTSGKITGLSKLARLVDVYARRPQVQERLTTQVADSLMEMLEPRGVIVVFECEHMCMSMRGIRKPGAKTITSAVRGQLRDPATRAEAMSLIMAH, from the coding sequence ATGACCGACCCGGTGACGCTGGACGGCGAGGGCACGATCGGCGAGTTCGACGAGAAGCGCGCCGAGAACGCCGTACGAGAGCTCCTCATCGCGGTCGGCGAGGACCCGGACCGCGAGGGCCTGCGGGAGACGCCGGCGCGGGTGGCGCGGGCGTACAAGGAGATATTCGCGGGCCTGTGGCAGCAGCCCGAGGACGTCCTGACGACCACGTTCGACCTGGGCCACGACGAGATGGTGCTGGTCAAGGACATTGAGGTGTACTCGACATGTGAGCACCACCTCGTCCCGTTCCGCGGGGTCGCCCACGTCGGGTACATCCCGTCCACGTCGGGCAAGATCACGGGTCTGTCGAAGCTGGCCCGGCTGGTGGACGTCTACGCCCGCCGCCCCCAGGTGCAGGAGCGGCTCACCACGCAGGTGGCGGACTCGCTGATGGAGATGCTGGAGCCGCGCGGCGTCATCGTGGTCTTCGAGTGCGAGCACATGTGCATGTCGATGCGGGGCATCCGCAAGCCCGGCGCGAAGACCATCACCTCGGCCGTCCGTGGTCAGCTGCGCGACCCCGCGACCCGCGCCGAGGCGATGAGCCTCATCATGGCGCACTGA
- a CDS encoding DUF3180 domain-containing protein, with product MKQLRLKVLTGLFLVAGILSWGAARLWDAVGTLPSVPIAAPIVLAVIAVILTATALSIRVRLKAQRERRPGAKGVEPLMAARAVVFGQASALVAALVAGMYGGTGVFLLGSLDIPARRDQALYAALSVVAGIGVVAAALFLERVCKLPEDDDEGPGKARA from the coding sequence GTGAAACAACTGCGGCTGAAGGTACTCACCGGACTGTTCCTGGTCGCCGGCATCCTCTCCTGGGGCGCCGCCCGGCTCTGGGACGCCGTCGGCACCCTCCCCAGCGTGCCGATCGCCGCGCCCATCGTCCTCGCCGTGATCGCCGTCATCCTCACCGCGACCGCCCTCTCGATCCGCGTCCGCCTCAAGGCCCAGCGCGAGCGCCGCCCCGGCGCCAAGGGCGTCGAACCCCTGATGGCGGCCCGCGCGGTGGTCTTCGGCCAGGCGAGCGCCCTGGTCGCCGCCCTCGTCGCCGGCATGTACGGCGGCACGGGCGTCTTCCTCCTCGGCTCCCTCGACATCCCCGCCCGCCGCGACCAGGCCCTCTACGCGGCCCTCTCGGTCGTGGCGGGCATCGGAGTCGTCGCCGCCGCCCTCTTCCTGGAGCGGGTCTGCAAGCTCCCGGAGGACGACGACGAAGGCCCGGGCAAGGCCCGGGCCTGA
- the dacB gene encoding D-alanyl-D-alanine carboxypeptidase/D-alanyl-D-alanine endopeptidase → MPEPRTWQFTAGSAALGLVLAAAAVTAAGPWDGGQRTAERARAAAPAAGGTRHAPPPAPAAPRRPAPAPSAPGVLTALHAPAPAARPADLAAVLVPLLADPGLGPLRTASVVDTATGKQLYGEGAGTPMTPASTVKIATTAAALSALGPDHRIPTTVTATPDGTGVTLTGGGDPTLDPARLGALAADTARALKARGHTSVRLAYDTSLYRGPALHPIGPNDNIAPVVALMTREGRLDDSRSGPAPRTADPALDTATAFADLLTRAGIKITGAPAPGRTPQAAPLARTYSDPLADLVERTLTNSDNDLAEALARQTALARKQPASFQGAEKAVRDELTRLGAPVAGARFADGSGLDRRDRVSAALLTGLLTRAADPARPALRPLLTGLPVGGFTGTLANRYDTAPAGLGLIRAKTGTLTGVNTLAGTVVTPDGRLLAFAFLAGRTLSPYEAQPALDRLSAALAGRK, encoded by the coding sequence ATGCCGGAGCCGAGGACGTGGCAGTTCACGGCGGGCTCCGCCGCCCTCGGTCTCGTCCTGGCCGCCGCCGCGGTGACCGCGGCCGGACCATGGGACGGAGGCCAGCGTACGGCCGAGCGGGCCCGCGCCGCCGCCCCCGCGGCGGGTGGCACACGTCACGCCCCGCCCCCGGCCCCCGCCGCGCCCCGCCGCCCCGCGCCCGCCCCCAGCGCCCCCGGCGTCCTCACCGCCCTGCACGCCCCGGCCCCCGCCGCACGCCCCGCCGACCTCGCCGCCGTCCTCGTGCCGCTCCTCGCCGACCCCGGCCTCGGCCCGCTCCGTACCGCCTCCGTCGTCGACACCGCCACCGGGAAGCAGCTGTACGGCGAGGGCGCCGGCACCCCCATGACCCCCGCCTCCACCGTCAAGATCGCCACCACCGCGGCCGCGCTCTCCGCCCTCGGCCCCGACCACCGCATCCCCACCACCGTCACGGCCACCCCCGACGGCACCGGCGTCACCCTCACCGGCGGCGGCGACCCCACGCTCGACCCCGCCCGCCTGGGGGCCCTCGCCGCCGACACCGCCCGCGCCCTCAAGGCCCGCGGCCACACCTCCGTACGCCTCGCCTACGACACGAGCCTCTACCGGGGCCCCGCCCTCCACCCCATCGGCCCCAACGACAACATCGCCCCCGTCGTCGCCCTCATGACCCGCGAAGGACGCCTCGACGACAGCCGCAGCGGACCCGCCCCCCGCACCGCCGACCCGGCCCTCGACACCGCCACCGCCTTCGCGGACCTCCTCACCCGGGCCGGAATCAAGATCACCGGCGCCCCCGCACCCGGCCGCACCCCCCAGGCCGCCCCCCTCGCCCGCACGTACTCCGACCCCCTCGCCGACCTCGTCGAGCGCACCCTCACGAACAGCGACAACGACCTCGCCGAGGCCCTCGCCCGGCAGACCGCCCTCGCCCGCAAGCAGCCCGCGAGCTTCCAGGGCGCCGAGAAGGCCGTACGCGACGAACTCACCCGGCTCGGCGCCCCCGTCGCCGGCGCCCGCTTCGCCGACGGCAGCGGACTCGACCGCCGCGACCGCGTCTCCGCCGCCCTCCTCACCGGACTCCTCACCCGAGCGGCCGACCCCGCCCGGCCCGCCCTGCGCCCCCTCCTCACCGGACTCCCCGTCGGCGGCTTCACCGGCACCCTCGCCAACCGCTACGACACCGCCCCCGCAGGACTCGGCCTCATCCGCGCCAAGACCGGCACCCTCACGGGCGTCAACACCCTCGCCGGCACCGTCGTCACCCCCGACGGACGCCTCCTCGCCTTCGCGTTCCTCGCCGGCCGCACCCTCTCCCCGTACGAGGCGCAGCCCGCCCTCGACCGGCTCTCCGCCGCCCTCGCGGGCCGGAAGTGA
- a CDS encoding inorganic diphosphatase: protein MEFDVLIEIPKGSRNKYEVDHETGRIRLDRRLFTSTAYPTDYGYVENTLGEDGDPLDALVILDEPTFPGCLIKCRVIGMFRMTDEAGGDDKLLCVPATDPRMEHLRDIHHVAEFDRLEIQHFFEVYKDLEPGKSVEGADWVGRAEAEEEIQKSYARFKEQGGH from the coding sequence GTGGAGTTCGACGTTCTCATCGAGATCCCGAAGGGATCGCGGAACAAGTACGAGGTCGACCACGAGACCGGTCGCATCCGCCTGGACCGTCGCCTCTTCACGTCGACGGCCTACCCGACCGACTACGGCTACGTCGAGAACACCCTCGGCGAGGACGGCGACCCGCTGGACGCGCTCGTCATCCTCGACGAGCCCACGTTCCCGGGCTGCCTGATCAAGTGCCGCGTCATCGGCATGTTCCGCATGACGGACGAGGCCGGCGGCGACGACAAGCTGCTGTGCGTGCCGGCGACGGACCCGCGCATGGAGCACCTGCGGGACATCCACCACGTGGCCGAGTTCGACCGCCTGGAGATCCAGCACTTCTTCGAGGTCTACAAGGACCTGGAGCCGGGCAAGTCGGTCGAGGGCGCCGACTGGGTCGGCCGCGCCGAGGCCGAGGAAGAGATCCAGAAGTCGTACGCGCGCTTCAAGGAGCAGGGCGGCCACTGA
- the ftsH gene encoding ATP-dependent zinc metalloprotease FtsH, protein MDVKRYFRGPVMWIVLAVLAVVVLMQVVGSSEGYKTVDTGQVVQAIDKNQVKQARLTTGDEQIIKIDLVDGQKIDKADKVQASYIGTQGADLADKLQEKFEAGQIEKGYTVSPTKQSPFVSILLSLLPFVLIVVVFLFLMNQMQGGGSRVMQFGKSKAKLITKDTPKTTFADVAGSDEAVEELHEIKEFLQEPAKFQAVGAKIPKGVLLYGPPGTGKTLLARAVAGEAGVPFYSISGSDFVEMFVGVGASRVRDLFEQAKANAPAIVFVDEIDAVGRHRGAGLGGGHDEREQTLNQLLVEMDGFDVKGGVILIAATNRPDILDPALLRPGRFDRQIAVDRPDMQGRLEILKVHQKGKPVAPDVDLGAVARRTPGFTGADLSNVLNEAALLTARGDQKLIDNKALDEAIDRVVAGPQKRTRIMSDKEKKITAYHEGGHALVAAASPNADPVHKITILSRGRALGYTMVLPDEDKYSTTRNEMLDQLAYMLGGRAAEELVFHDPTTGAANDIEKATATARAMVTQYGMTERLGAIKFGGDNSEPFLGREMAHQRDYSEEVAALVDEEVKKLIETAHNEAWEILVENRDVLDNLVLALLEKETLGKEEIAEIFAPIVKRPARPAWTGSARRTPSTRPPVLSPKELALTNTANGTATPAVDTTKGIDIAPVDTPED, encoded by the coding sequence ATGGACGTGAAGCGATACTTCCGTGGGCCGGTCATGTGGATCGTGCTGGCCGTCCTCGCCGTGGTCGTGCTGATGCAGGTCGTCGGCTCGTCCGAGGGCTACAAGACGGTGGACACCGGCCAGGTCGTCCAGGCGATCGACAAGAACCAGGTCAAGCAGGCAAGACTCACCACCGGTGACGAGCAGATCATCAAGATCGACCTCGTCGACGGCCAGAAGATCGACAAGGCCGACAAGGTCCAGGCCAGCTACATCGGCACCCAGGGCGCGGACCTCGCCGACAAGCTCCAGGAGAAGTTCGAGGCCGGGCAGATCGAGAAGGGCTACACCGTCTCCCCGACGAAGCAGTCGCCCTTCGTCTCGATCCTGCTCTCGCTCCTCCCCTTCGTCCTCATCGTGGTCGTCTTCCTCTTCCTGATGAACCAGATGCAGGGCGGCGGCTCCCGCGTCATGCAGTTCGGCAAGTCCAAGGCGAAGCTCATCACCAAGGACACGCCGAAGACCACGTTCGCCGACGTCGCCGGCTCGGACGAGGCCGTCGAGGAACTCCACGAGATCAAGGAATTCCTCCAGGAGCCCGCCAAGTTCCAGGCCGTCGGCGCCAAGATCCCCAAGGGCGTCCTGCTCTACGGCCCGCCCGGAACCGGCAAGACGCTCCTCGCGCGCGCCGTCGCCGGCGAGGCCGGCGTGCCGTTCTACTCGATCTCGGGCTCCGACTTCGTCGAGATGTTCGTCGGCGTCGGCGCCAGCCGCGTCCGCGACCTCTTCGAGCAGGCCAAGGCCAACGCTCCCGCGATCGTCTTCGTCGACGAGATCGACGCCGTCGGACGCCACCGCGGCGCCGGCCTCGGCGGCGGCCACGACGAGCGCGAGCAGACCCTCAACCAGCTCCTCGTCGAGATGGACGGCTTCGACGTCAAGGGCGGCGTGATCCTCATCGCCGCCACGAACCGCCCCGACATCCTCGACCCGGCGCTCCTGCGCCCCGGCCGCTTCGACCGGCAGATCGCCGTCGACCGCCCGGACATGCAGGGCCGTCTGGAGATCCTCAAGGTCCACCAGAAGGGCAAGCCGGTCGCCCCGGACGTCGACCTCGGCGCCGTCGCCCGTCGCACCCCCGGCTTCACCGGCGCGGACCTCTCCAACGTCCTCAACGAGGCGGCGCTCCTCACCGCCCGCGGCGACCAGAAGCTGATCGACAACAAGGCCCTGGACGAGGCGATCGACCGTGTGGTCGCGGGCCCGCAGAAGCGGACCCGGATCATGTCGGACAAGGAGAAGAAGATCACCGCGTACCACGAGGGCGGCCACGCCCTCGTCGCGGCGGCCTCGCCCAACGCCGACCCGGTCCACAAGATCACGATCCTGTCCCGCGGCCGGGCCCTGGGCTACACCATGGTCCTCCCGGACGAGGACAAGTACTCGACCACCCGCAACGAGATGCTCGACCAGCTGGCGTACATGCTGGGCGGCCGTGCGGCGGAGGAACTGGTCTTCCACGACCCGACCACCGGCGCCGCCAACGACATCGAGAAGGCCACCGCCACGGCCCGCGCGATGGTCACCCAGTACGGCATGACCGAGAGGCTCGGCGCCATCAAGTTCGGCGGCGACAACTCCGAGCCCTTCCTCGGCCGTGAGATGGCGCACCAGCGCGACTACTCGGAAGAGGTCGCCGCGCTGGTCGACGAAGAGGTCAAGAAGCTCATCGAGACCGCGCACAACGAGGCCTGGGAGATCCTGGTCGAGAACCGCGACGTCCTCGACAACCTGGTCCTCGCCCTCCTGGAGAAGGAGACGCTGGGCAAGGAGGAGATCGCCGAGATCTTCGCCCCCATCGTCAAGCGCCCGGCCCGCCCGGCCTGGACCGGTTCGGCCCGCCGTACCCCCTCCACCCGCCCGCCGGTCCTCTCCCCCAAGGAGCTGGCCCTGACGAACACCGCCAACGGCACGGCGACCCCGGCGGTGGACACCACCAAGGGCATCGACATCGCCCCGGTGGACACCCCCGAGGACTGA